In the Sebastes fasciatus isolate fSebFas1 chromosome 12, fSebFas1.pri, whole genome shotgun sequence genome, AAAGCCATTTTTTATGGCTCGTCTGTATTAAGTGCACTCTAAAATGAAAAACGGTGTCATAGATAAATGATCAAAGCTGTTGTAGCACCACGAGAAGTAATAATAAAGGAGATACGAGTGGAGATGTTATGCCCACTGCTGTTTATAAAGTTAATATTTCACCGTGATGCAATTTTAAAAGGCTTGTCTTAAAATATCACAGATTGCACAACCTCCGCTGCCCTTCTGGGAAACCAAGATATCTGCTAATAGTGTTCCCTTCCCTTTTGAGTCTAAAAAGATGTTTGGAAATCATTTTTGTCCATTGATAaataatgacttttttatgcaCTCTCAAAGCTGATAAACATTTCATGAgttcagttttttattattgatctAAGTAAAAATTGTGGTACTCACATTTTTGAATGATCGTATGTTTTGTGGACAGTGAACACTtttgactaaatgattaatttgaCCCCAAACGCCTCCCAAAACCTCATGAATTATTAATGTTTTGCAATAATTTCTTTCCTccgttgtttgttttttatacaaAGAGCACAGccggtttatttattttatttatgtaattggTCACCCATTAGCTTCAGCCATAGCAGTTACTAATCTTCATGAGGTCCAGatgttcaaataaaacattacaaCCACGAAAGCAAGGTCCAAAACTATAAATggataatgaaaacaaagctGATAATTACAACAATACGCAACAGATGTCCATAATATTCATGACAAAATAAGActacaagaggaaaaacacgTATTGTGTTCAGTCATATGATGCTTTAGGTAAACGTGAAGGCAGTTTTTAGATTCTCTAATACTGTTGGGTAACTTATTCTACTCcacagaagttctgtaaatagcTGTATGTTTTAAAAGCTAAGTCTTGGGTCTGGGGGATAACTAATCATCACAAGTCATTTATCCACATATCAAGTGGGATTGACCAGACTGAAAAAGATTTACCAGAAAATATTGCTTTCATCATGAAAACAAGCAGACTGCACATCTAATCTGGTTTcagcaggagagagaacagcagaGCTGGGGACTATTTGATAATCTCTCTGTTTCTAATGATCATTGATttattcatgttgtttttattgaccCAGTCATACACAGCTTGTAATTCAACTCCTAATAAATTGGTTAAGTCATGACATTGATGTGCAGAGTAATGTACTGAGCACAGGTGACCCAACAATAAATATTGCTACAATCATAAAAGTAGCCGTTGTAGTGTGCGTTTTGCCTTCTTATCAGAGAGTGAGTCGAAGGTGTGAAGCCGTAATCTTTATTCCAGTCTTGCTATTGTCAAGTTAACAGTTATGCGTCGTATGAACAAGAGCAGTCTTTAAGCATGTTACACTGAGTAATCAATTCATTCTGTTCTGTTCAAAGATCATTCTTTCCATGATATTGCTGAAAGTGAGACACACAAATCCTGGGAGGAAAACATCcacaatacacatttaggtgtttattttacttcactttgtctatttgcgtctgtagatttctcctaaattcacaaAAAAGTTAACACAAgttaatgcctcatttgcatattataAACATGAAATTTCAAAAcacttgtaaaatgaaaaaattattgtcttaatgtaagtaatcaactggaaAAGTTTCAAGgtgatatgttattattatttttaccctattcacatatggtgtcttgcaaaatgtattgaattgtacaatccatatctttaaaggcagttttctaaaaaaaaaaattttctgatacttcagtagcacttacattcACCAAACTTTCATTCCTAACTATattttgaaggtttttacagaggtcATATCATTCATAGTcttatttatagaacattttattcccaAAAATATAGcggatatggattttttttatgtctgttgacagtaaagggagatttgtcaagcatttaatactcttatcaacatgggagtgggcaaatatgcttgctttatgcaaatgtatgtatatatttattattggaaatcaattaacaacacaaaacaatgacaaatattgtccagaaaccctcacaggtactgcatttagcataaaaaaaatgcccaaatcataacatggcaaactcaagcccaacaggcaacaacagctgtcagtgtgtcagtgtgctgacttaactatgactttccccaaactgcatgtggttatcataaattATATAAAGCAGATAAAGTATCATaaagcatgtctgtaaaggggagacttgtgggtacccatagaacccattttcattcacatatcatgaggtcggaagtcaagggacccctttgaaaatggccatgttagtttttcctcgccaaaatttagcataagtttggagtttGTCCTTagtgacaagctaatatgacatggttttcTCGTTCCATATGACACCAGtttattcactctagctttaaaactgagcccgctacagcctaaaaatcacaagttgtattaatgggttaaagaaattagtcgcGTTAAAACAGATTTGCATTCCGTTTTAATATTGTgctaactttgacggccctaatacACTCATTTTAAAGTAGCATGCCTTTTAGGTGTGACAGCTCTTGAATGCATTAAAATGACGAGCTCTAATTAAAGATGTAAATGCACCCAAATCAAAGCTGAGATTGGAATCCAAATAATCAAACCATATTTTGTAAAAAGTCAGGGACAAGTTTTAGGTTTTGTTCGCCAAAGAGAATTAGTTTTTCTCTGttgtgcagcagctgcagatgAAATCATATTAGTGTCAAAGCCAAATCTGATCACAGTCGGCAGATGAGAGGAAACATTTGACACAAATTTTGATATCAAACGCAGAGTGCTTCTCAAATCGATCCAGATCTGGATACAAATATCAGCATTGGCTGCAAACACAAGGATCTGCATGTGGCACTATATCTAAGTCATTGGTGTGTATAATTATATTGCTtgtatagtagcagtagtgttTTTTCAGAAGTGTTAGTAGTCCTTAAAATACGCAGAAATGTGTAGTTTGTCCTGCGTCCGTCTGCTACCGTATATATCTTTTGGATCAACTAAACAAGATGAAGCTTGAAAGCAAATGTATCTCtcgtgtttgttttggttgtagCTTCAGAAGAGGCCACATGTTGTAGATTTATGCACtaattaaaaatcacaacatCCTTACATCACCGCTTGTCAGAATCCTCAAAAGAAACCTCAGTCTTTGTTGTTTATTCATCTCTGTCGGTTTCCTCTGCGCTCACATATTACATGTTGTTTCTTTTCATCCATTATTAATTGCGACAGAAGCCTCTGTTCTGGTGCTGCCTCCGCTGATAAAAGCGCGGTGCCTCGTTGCAGATTCATACGGACATAAACACGTGATCCTTTGCATCAGTGAGATAAAAGGAAGCGCAGGTCTTACACAACGAGACAGGAGAAACATGCACAATTTACTATATCAAACAGCAAACTAAATTCACATTTATCCACCACAGACACTAGTTTTTctgtataaatattttatttcgAGATATGACAcaaatatttagatttattcAGATGTGGGATGACTGAAAACACCAGTAGGTGGCGATAGATCATtacattattttcatcattttcatggATAGTTGTTTCTTGACTCTGAGGGAGAAATCTGTTGGTACATGACAAGATGCTGTGTGCTCTTTCGCCACTGCCCGCCAACTTGTTCTGTCCTGTTCCTCTGTGCAAGCTGTTAGATGTTTTTTCAAAGGATTACAGTCCTTGTTGGGTGATTATCATCTTTTACCGGCTCAAGAGAGTGCCACAAAGAGCAGGGGGTGCACCATTTTTGAAGATGCAAGTTGAGAATGTCAAATGAAGTTTGGGCGTGTGAAGCTTGATAGTTCTCACGCTGTCAGAAAACATAGCTGAGGTCTTTGGAATCAGTTTTGTGTTTACTTCTGGTAAAAGTAGTGGTACAACTGGTCGTTTGCAATGCCAGCGTAGGTGCTCAAGACTGTGGTAGTGTCGTCGTAAAGATTCCTGCGGGCAGAAAGAGAAGACTTTAAATATGAATCCACTCCTTTTTTATACTGCATCAATGACACCGCATTTAAAATCTCTTACTTTGCCTTCTCCTCCAGCTTCAGGCCCTTGATGTCCTCCAGGTATCCACTGGCAGTGTTGACTGCATTGTCGTAGTAGGACCTGATGGTGCCTGTGAACTTGGTTATAGTGCCCTGCTCCTCATCGTCAACCTGCCTCGGCATACGGAAGCTTTCAGCGCCTGCACAAAACACGTCAGAGGTGTCAAAGGGCGCCAACAAGACACATCATCCATCACTTATTTATCCGATTCTGAATTCAGTTTCACGGTCTGAGAGTGCACTTACTGAGAGCGAGGACTGCAACCAGCACAGTGATGACCAGCAGCTTGTTCATGGTGTCACTCGTATCTGGGAGGGAAGAGAATAGAGACATTTAAAGCTTACCTCTCTTTATCCACTAGGGTGAGACATTGTCATACATT is a window encoding:
- the apoc2 gene encoding apolipoprotein C-II, encoding MNKLLVITVLVAVLALSAESFRMPRQVDDEEQGTITKFTGTIRSYYDNAVNTASGYLEDIKGLKLEEKAKNLYDDTTTVLSTYAGIANDQLYHYFYQK